A genomic segment from Amygdalobacter nucleatus encodes:
- a CDS encoding DUF871 domain-containing protein codes for MRRLGVSIYPEKSSVAEILDYLEAASKIGAKRIFSCLLSVPKDPKQIKADFLDIHRAAHKLGYEIVLDVNPQVFKDLGISYKDLSFFHEIEADGIRLDQGFGGAVESAMTYNQYGLQIELNLSNATHMLDTVMDFMPDCYHLLACHNFYPHKYSGLTLDFLERCSLKAKAYGLRTAAFISCANGFGPWPTTEGLPTLEMHRNWPIDVQLKHFVALNYIDDIIISNCFPTKDELAALANVNLQIVNFKVSAACELPEIAKNIVFKEKHMKRGDIPEHMIRSSVGRIKYGEAEIPLFNAPETLKRGDVVLESSLYQTYRGEVQIVLKDMPNSGCSNVVGHISDEEMQIVDGLKPWQRFSFNL; via the coding sequence ATGCGTCGTTTAGGTGTTTCTATTTATCCAGAGAAGAGTTCGGTTGCTGAAATCCTTGATTATTTAGAGGCGGCAAGTAAGATTGGTGCAAAAAGGATTTTTTCCTGTCTGTTGTCTGTGCCGAAGGATCCTAAGCAAATTAAGGCAGATTTTCTTGATATTCACAGAGCTGCCCATAAGTTAGGTTATGAGATTGTTTTGGATGTTAATCCGCAGGTATTCAAGGATTTAGGTATTAGTTATAAGGACTTGAGTTTCTTCCATGAAATTGAGGCTGATGGTATTCGTTTGGACCAGGGCTTTGGTGGAGCTGTTGAGTCTGCAATGACGTACAATCAATATGGGTTGCAGATTGAACTTAATTTAAGTAATGCTACGCATATGCTTGATACTGTTATGGACTTCATGCCTGATTGTTATCACTTATTGGCTTGCCATAATTTTTATCCGCACAAGTATTCAGGCTTGACGCTTGATTTCTTGGAGCGTTGCTCCTTGAAGGCAAAGGCTTATGGTTTACGGACGGCTGCTTTTATTAGTTGTGCTAATGGTTTTGGCCCTTGGCCGACAACTGAAGGTTTGCCAACGTTGGAGATGCACCGTAATTGGCCAATTGATGTGCAACTTAAGCATTTTGTAGCTTTGAATTACATTGATGATATTATCATCAGTAACTGTTTCCCAACCAAGGACGAGTTAGCAGCTTTGGCTAATGTTAATTTGCAGATTGTGAATTTTAAGGTGTCAGCTGCTTGTGAGTTACCTGAGATTGCGAAAAACATCGTCTTTAAGGAAAAGCATATGAAGCGTGGTGATATCCCTGAACATATGATTCGCTCTTCTGTTGGGCGTATTAAGTATGGTGAGGCTGAGATTCCGCTGTTTAATGCGCCTGAAACTTTAAAGCGTGGCGATGTCGTTTTGGAAAGTAGTTTGTATCAGACATATAGAGGTGAAGTACAGATTGTGCTTAAGGATATGCCGAATAGTGGCTGTAGTAACGTGGTTGGTCATATTTCTGATGAGGAGATGCAGATTGTTGATGGTTTGAAACCATGGCAGAGATTCAGCTTTAATCTCTAA
- a CDS encoding ABC transporter permease: protein MQNKLYKSNNLGKKILAGSYLGLVFLFLYLPIFILIIFSFNSSKARGHWTGFSLRWYKELFFDSTIISSLTNTLLIACVATVIATLLGTFAAIGLYYMHHKERRLIMAFNQIPILNPDIVTAISLMVIFRLFKLQLGLFSLTLAHVIFLIPYVLLSIMPSLNKMERSLPEAALDLGATPSQCVYKVIIPQIQPAILQAALLAFTLSIDDFVISFFTTGNGVNTVSTHVFSMTKRGINPVINALSTIMFIMTLALLIIINYRTSLKKDASKLASDELALIDPDMTDSQANTLDTEVKNA from the coding sequence ATGCAAAACAAGCTCTATAAATCCAATAATCTAGGCAAAAAAATCTTAGCTGGTTCCTATCTCGGCTTAGTCTTTCTTTTCTTGTACTTGCCAATTTTCATCCTGATTATTTTCTCGTTTAACTCCTCGAAAGCCCGTGGTCACTGGACTGGTTTTTCACTGCGTTGGTACAAAGAATTGTTCTTCGACTCAACTATCATATCTTCGCTGACTAACACACTTCTAATCGCTTGCGTAGCAACTGTTATTGCAACTCTGTTAGGTACCTTTGCAGCTATCGGGCTCTACTATATGCACCACAAAGAGCGCCGCCTGATCATGGCTTTCAACCAAATCCCCATCCTTAATCCCGATATTGTCACGGCTATCTCGCTCATGGTTATCTTCCGCCTATTCAAGCTCCAACTTGGCCTATTTTCCTTAACTTTGGCCCATGTTATATTCTTAATTCCCTACGTGCTCCTCTCAATTATGCCGAGTTTGAATAAGATGGAAAGATCTTTACCAGAAGCTGCCTTAGACTTAGGCGCTACCCCTTCACAATGTGTCTACAAAGTAATTATTCCGCAAATTCAGCCAGCTATTTTGCAAGCAGCCCTCCTTGCTTTCACGCTCTCAATCGACGATTTCGTTATTTCTTTCTTCACAACTGGTAACGGCGTGAACACTGTTTCTACCCATGTTTTCTCAATGACTAAGCGCGGCATCAATCCTGTAATTAATGCCCTATCAACCATCATGTTCATCATGACATTGGCACTCCTCATTATCATTAACTACCGCACTTCTCTAAAGAAAGATGCCAGCAAATTGGCTAGCGATGAGTTAGCATTGATTGATCCTGATATGACAGACAGTCAGGCCAACACTTTGGATACGGAGGTAAAAAATGCCTAA
- a CDS encoding folate family ECF transporter S component: protein MSDLARPRHAKLAKMLWLVCSNVILIYSLAAPNSRQLYASVALTALAIVMLSIRLDARTAALMTAISTSLGLAYLNWQPILPHVNKKAYPAFIKAFSAYQMNLTRYSCLLIAGAALLAYLLAYSCHKVKHTPKLAEVQPQANKLRFSTFDLTSIAVFVAFGVVINTVRAGYFSFGGLPIILAGFSLGPVHGFIAGMLTDLVGFIIRPGGQFSPIYVITSALTGFIPAFIVQYIWQLKNKTKHQTVDFKDCNYWQMFLAIAIGQFITSVLIVSISRSLLYGQGTFIYFFLRTLSRQVFNVPLYAYLSLGILRNVNLANLRQRKRHHT from the coding sequence ATGTCTGATTTGGCGCGTCCTAGACATGCTAAGCTGGCTAAGATGCTTTGGCTAGTATGTAGTAATGTTATCTTGATTTATAGTTTGGCTGCCCCTAATAGTAGGCAGCTTTATGCCAGCGTAGCTCTAACAGCTTTGGCAATCGTCATGTTAAGTATCCGCTTAGATGCAAGGACGGCAGCTTTGATGACCGCAATTAGCACGAGCTTGGGCTTAGCGTATTTGAACTGGCAACCGATTTTGCCGCATGTGAATAAGAAAGCTTATCCAGCTTTTATCAAAGCATTTAGTGCTTATCAAATGAACCTCACCAGATACAGTTGTTTACTTATAGCTGGAGCTGCCTTATTGGCTTATTTACTAGCTTATAGTTGTCATAAGGTTAAACATACACCTAAACTTGCAGAAGTACAGCCCCAAGCTAATAAATTACGATTTAGCACCTTTGACTTGACCAGTATCGCCGTATTTGTTGCCTTTGGCGTTGTAATTAATACCGTCAGAGCGGGCTATTTCAGCTTTGGCGGCCTTCCTATTATTTTGGCTGGCTTTAGCTTAGGCCCAGTGCATGGCTTTATCGCTGGCATGCTGACAGATTTAGTAGGCTTTATCATAAGACCAGGTGGACAATTTAGCCCGATTTATGTAATAACATCAGCCTTAACTGGCTTTATACCAGCTTTCATAGTTCAATACATCTGGCAATTGAAAAATAAAACAAAGCATCAAACGGTTGACTTTAAAGACTGTAACTATTGGCAGATGTTTTTAGCTATTGCGATTGGTCAATTTATAACCAGCGTGCTAATTGTTTCTATATCGAGGTCGCTTTTATATGGTCAAGGTACATTTATTTATTTCTTCTTGCGCACTCTATCACGCCAAGTGTTCAATGTACCGCTCTATGCTTACCTCAGCTTAGGTATATTACGCAATGTCAATTTAGCTAATTTAAGGCAGCGCAAGCGCCACCATACTTGA
- a CDS encoding DeoR/GlpR family DNA-binding transcription regulator, producing the protein MQKSEDSITCNEIFKFHALERSDYIMAILKREKVVLVNDLSRQLNVSEETIRNDLKKLEKEHKLRRVHGGAYLNDGYGNETPFSVRSKIMCAEKALIAQRCLPLIRNRDTIFLDSSSTAYNLAKAIFDCGKRLTVITNSLEIARVLATNNEIRLVLLGGEFQQDSLSFQGDLLQEQLSEYYISTAFISATGVDLAAGITDSMQGEARVRKTVVLRAAQYVLLADETKFQQHGPYVISSFADVDCLVSDAMVAKVAPDIYEYMIGAGKTIIDAGNYNQYA; encoded by the coding sequence ATGCAGAAATCGGAAGATAGCATCACTTGTAATGAGATATTTAAGTTTCACGCACTTGAGCGTAGTGACTATATAATGGCAATTTTGAAACGCGAAAAAGTCGTTTTAGTCAATGACTTAAGTCGTCAGTTGAACGTTAGCGAGGAGACTATCCGCAATGATTTGAAGAAGCTTGAGAAAGAACACAAGCTGCGTCGAGTACATGGTGGGGCTTACTTGAATGATGGCTACGGTAACGAAACACCTTTTTCAGTTAGAAGTAAGATCATGTGCGCCGAGAAAGCCTTGATTGCTCAACGTTGCCTACCGTTAATTCGGAATCGAGATACAATTTTTTTGGATTCAAGCAGCACCGCTTACAATTTAGCCAAAGCCATTTTTGACTGCGGTAAACGCCTAACTGTTATAACGAATTCTCTAGAAATAGCGCGCGTCTTGGCGACAAACAACGAGATACGTCTTGTGCTATTAGGTGGTGAATTTCAGCAAGACTCGCTATCCTTTCAAGGCGACTTGTTACAGGAGCAATTATCTGAATATTATATTTCTACAGCTTTTATCAGTGCAACGGGTGTAGATTTAGCTGCGGGAATTACAGATTCAATGCAGGGTGAGGCACGTGTACGTAAGACTGTAGTTTTAAGAGCGGCGCAATATGTTTTATTGGCTGATGAGACAAAATTTCAGCAACATGGGCCGTACGTCATTTCTAGCTTTGCTGATGTTGATTGCTTAGTTTCCGATGCTATGGTTGCTAAAGTGGCGCCTGATATTTATGAGTATATGATTGGGGCGGGCAAAACGATTATTGACGCTGGCAATTATAACCAATATGCTTAA
- a CDS encoding sugar-binding domain-containing protein, translated as MVIDLSGLWQFAIDSEDGSIQAVQALQNPLNIAVPASFNDQFPYDKIRRHAGYFWYERRSQIPSYLKSEQIFLRFGSATHNAWVYLNGEEICQHKGSFTPFEVEIQDKVKIGPNLLQVRLNNLLDHSCLPVGNYSQTKDTNGHIQHHVDENFDFFNYAGLHRPVKIYTRPKTHIGNISLNSDINFTKQTATVHVTVETSGNFAEISYRLLDANDKEEASYTAAKSSPNALQTANLDLEQVKLWQPLNAYLYQLEVNLYKSGQLVDSYTEPYGIRSVKVQTANSKSTINLSTSKASANMKIAM; from the coding sequence TTGGTCATAGACTTGTCAGGCCTTTGGCAATTTGCAATCGACTCTGAAGATGGCTCCATACAAGCCGTCCAAGCACTTCAGAACCCTTTAAATATTGCTGTCCCTGCCTCATTTAACGACCAATTTCCTTATGACAAAATCAGACGGCATGCTGGCTATTTTTGGTATGAACGAAGATCCCAAATCCCCAGCTACCTAAAAAGTGAGCAAATTTTCCTACGCTTTGGCTCCGCTACCCACAATGCTTGGGTCTACCTAAATGGTGAAGAAATTTGCCAGCATAAAGGAAGCTTCACACCCTTTGAAGTAGAAATTCAAGATAAAGTCAAAATTGGTCCAAACCTCCTCCAGGTTCGCCTGAATAACCTGCTTGACCATAGTTGCTTACCTGTCGGCAACTACAGTCAAACTAAAGATACTAATGGTCATATCCAGCACCATGTCGATGAAAACTTCGACTTTTTCAACTATGCAGGCTTGCATCGCCCTGTCAAAATTTACACTAGGCCCAAAACCCACATTGGCAATATAAGCCTAAACTCAGATATTAACTTTACTAAGCAAACAGCCACTGTCCATGTAACTGTTGAAACAAGCGGTAACTTTGCCGAAATTAGCTATCGGCTCTTAGATGCTAACGACAAAGAAGAAGCTAGCTATACAGCAGCTAAATCTAGTCCTAATGCTTTACAAACGGCCAATTTAGACTTAGAGCAAGTTAAACTCTGGCAACCACTCAATGCCTATCTCTACCAGCTAGAAGTCAATTTATATAAATCTGGGCAGCTAGTAGATAGCTATACTGAGCCATATGGAATTCGTAGCGTTAAAGTGCAAACGGCCAATTCAAAATCAACAATAAACCTTTCCACTTCAAAGGCTTCGGCAAACATGAAGATAGCTATGTGA
- a CDS encoding ABC transporter permease has product MDKFRRFAYPYKLWLFAFIISPLLAIFYFAFTNDVQVFSLANFTKFLQAANLKPLFNSIKCSFICTLICLLLGYPLAYIMAKLPLKYKTTVTLLIIIPMWMNFLLRTYAWVTLLSRNGILNALLSYLGLARVDLLYTETAIILGMVYNFLPFMVLPIYTILSEIQQSYIEAASDLGASPKQVFQRVILPLSWPGIVSGISMVFIPAISTFEITALLGGNKTNLIGNMIEQQFTVIGNWHYGSAIALILMLFILISLIFDQEEGA; this is encoded by the coding sequence ATGGATAAATTTCGTCGTTTTGCCTATCCTTATAAACTATGGTTGTTTGCCTTTATCATCTCACCTTTGTTGGCGATTTTTTATTTTGCCTTCACCAATGATGTTCAGGTCTTCAGTCTGGCTAATTTTACTAAATTTTTGCAAGCTGCCAACTTGAAGCCCCTGTTCAACTCTATTAAGTGCTCCTTTATTTGTACACTGATATGTCTTTTATTAGGCTACCCTTTGGCTTATATCATGGCCAAATTGCCCCTAAAATACAAAACTACCGTCACTCTGTTAATCATCATTCCAATGTGGATGAATTTTCTATTGAGGACCTATGCTTGGGTAACTTTACTCTCCAGGAACGGTATCTTAAATGCTTTACTAAGTTATCTAGGCCTAGCACGTGTCGATTTGCTCTATACCGAAACAGCTATCATTCTAGGTATGGTTTACAACTTTTTACCGTTCATGGTCTTACCAATCTACACGATTCTGTCTGAAATTCAACAAAGCTATATTGAAGCTGCTTCTGATTTGGGCGCCAGCCCCAAACAAGTTTTCCAGCGTGTTATTTTACCTTTGTCCTGGCCTGGCATCGTAAGTGGCATCAGCATGGTTTTTATTCCTGCTATTTCAACTTTTGAAATCACAGCTTTATTGGGTGGTAACAAAACGAATCTCATCGGCAACATGATCGAACAACAATTTACCGTGATTGGCAACTGGCATTATGGATCGGCTATCGCTTTAATCCTCATGCTCTTTATCCTAATTTCCTTAATCTTTGATCAAGAGGAGGGCGCTTAA
- a CDS encoding amidohydrolase, producing the protein MVIRFYNARILSLVDDEQLIEGELWTEDKRITYVGPKVEESSRPAFTREIDLCGNLILPGFKNAHTHSAMTFLRSLADDMPLLDWLEKQIFPREAQLKPSDIYWCTQLAILEYLSSGITAAFDMYFFPEQYANACIDMGFRSVMVSGLNKFGPTLEEQKANYLRFNDYHPLINYHLGFHAEYTCPLELLEGIAKLAEELEAPVYTHNSETFSEVEGCKERYNGLTPTQLFDQLGIYNYGGGGYHCVYLDDKDMDIFQKRHLTVVSNPASNSKLASGIPSISELQKRNINIAIGTDGPASNNSLDMFKEMYLLNVLAKLKEKDASAIKAESVVRMACSNGAKAMCLNEADSLQPGKLADLCVLDLQQPNMQPLNNIVKNIVYAGNKSNVKLTMIDGKIVYENGNYPLMPDVERIYYEANAVIKRMLAE; encoded by the coding sequence ATGGTAATTCGTTTCTACAATGCAAGAATTTTATCTTTAGTTGATGATGAACAACTGATCGAGGGTGAATTATGGACAGAGGATAAGCGAATAACTTACGTTGGTCCTAAGGTAGAAGAGTCAAGTCGACCCGCCTTTACACGCGAAATTGACTTATGTGGCAACTTGATTTTGCCTGGATTTAAGAATGCACATACCCATTCAGCAATGACATTTTTGCGCTCCTTAGCAGACGACATGCCATTATTAGACTGGCTAGAAAAACAGATATTTCCTAGAGAGGCACAGCTTAAGCCAAGTGACATTTATTGGTGTACCCAATTAGCCATATTAGAGTATCTAAGCTCTGGCATTACAGCTGCCTTTGATATGTATTTCTTCCCGGAACAATATGCCAACGCCTGCATCGACATGGGCTTCCGCTCGGTTATGGTATCTGGCCTGAACAAGTTTGGCCCGACTTTAGAAGAACAAAAAGCCAACTACTTACGCTTTAACGACTATCATCCGCTCATCAATTATCACTTGGGCTTTCATGCTGAGTATACTTGCCCTTTGGAACTTTTAGAGGGCATCGCCAAATTAGCAGAAGAATTAGAAGCGCCAGTTTATACACATAACTCCGAGACTTTCTCAGAAGTAGAAGGCTGCAAAGAACGCTACAACGGCTTGACGCCTACACAACTGTTTGACCAGCTTGGTATCTACAACTATGGCGGTGGTGGTTACCACTGTGTATACCTTGATGATAAGGATATGGACATTTTCCAAAAACGGCATTTAACTGTTGTAAGTAACCCCGCCTCTAACAGCAAATTGGCTAGCGGCATACCTTCAATTTCAGAACTACAAAAACGCAATATCAATATCGCAATTGGTACTGATGGCCCAGCTAGCAACAATAGCTTGGATATGTTCAAAGAAATGTATCTCTTGAATGTCTTAGCCAAACTCAAAGAAAAAGATGCTTCCGCAATCAAAGCAGAAAGTGTTGTGCGCATGGCTTGCTCAAATGGTGCCAAAGCTATGTGCCTAAATGAGGCTGATAGCTTGCAACCAGGCAAACTGGCAGACTTGTGCGTGCTTGATTTGCAGCAACCAAATATGCAACCCTTGAACAACATCGTCAAAAATATTGTTTATGCTGGTAATAAGTCTAACGTGAAATTGACAATGATAGATGGCAAAATTGTCTATGAAAATGGCAATTATCCGTTAATGCCTGACGTTGAACGCATTTACTACGAAGCAAATGCCGTTATTAAACGGATGCTTGCAGAATAA
- a CDS encoding glycoside hydrolase family 2 TIM barrel-domain containing protein, giving the protein MFTEYGADTVAGFHSAYAEPFSEEYQLAYYQANSEIFDEFKHFVGEQLWNFADFQTKFGLFRIQGNKKGVFTRARELKAVVRYLTERWQSIPNFNYKNFNLTNLLLI; this is encoded by the coding sequence ATGTTCACAGAATATGGTGCTGACACTGTCGCTGGCTTCCATTCAGCCTACGCCGAGCCTTTCTCGGAAGAGTACCAGCTCGCATACTATCAAGCAAACTCAGAAATCTTTGATGAATTCAAACACTTTGTCGGTGAACAGCTCTGGAACTTCGCAGATTTCCAAACCAAGTTTGGCCTCTTTCGCATCCAGGGCAACAAAAAAGGCGTTTTCACTAGAGCTAGAGAGCTCAAAGCTGTCGTGCGTTATCTAACCGAGCGATGGCAAAGCATCCCGAATTTCAACTATAAAAATTTTAATCTGACAAATTTGCTTTTAATATAA
- a CDS encoding DNA/RNA non-specific endonuclease has translation MRKRQIKGIFSGAILALGLLGSLFFSKEQPANKPNVTLPSARDFRYVQSRVEASEAKTTEVKVTANPLKPNDNSYELEDEAFYIPRYTGKLSVLINDNEPIFANLVDNFQAYYVFSDLDELGRVGSAEALLGPETLPRDKRKSIRQVIPSGWHQGFYSFIEQQALYTRAHLIAHQLCGENATKENLMTGTAMFNVDGMLPYENKVKHYIKQTNNHVQYRVTPVFGYFDYNENNLVADGVQMEALSVEDGGAGVKFNVFVYNVQTGVDINYLTGENKINAQGKKMGFEIKRKSKNKK, from the coding sequence ATGCGCAAACGGCAGATTAAAGGAATTTTCAGTGGTGCTATCTTAGCCTTAGGCTTATTAGGCTCATTATTCTTTTCGAAAGAGCAGCCAGCTAATAAGCCTAACGTTACATTGCCAAGCGCCCGTGACTTTCGTTATGTACAGAGCCGTGTAGAAGCGTCGGAAGCCAAAACCACGGAAGTTAAAGTAACAGCTAATCCGCTCAAGCCAAATGATAATTCGTATGAATTAGAAGATGAGGCGTTTTACATACCCCGCTACACGGGCAAATTATCCGTGCTAATTAACGATAATGAACCGATTTTTGCTAATTTGGTTGACAATTTTCAAGCCTACTATGTCTTTTCAGATTTGGATGAATTAGGCCGTGTAGGCTCAGCTGAGGCGTTGCTAGGACCAGAAACGCTACCTAGGGATAAGCGTAAGTCAATCAGACAAGTTATACCAAGTGGTTGGCATCAAGGCTTCTATAGCTTTATTGAACAGCAAGCGCTATATACAAGAGCTCATCTCATAGCGCATCAATTGTGCGGCGAGAATGCCACCAAGGAGAATCTGATGACAGGGACTGCCATGTTCAATGTTGATGGCATGTTACCTTATGAGAATAAGGTGAAACACTATATTAAACAAACGAATAATCACGTCCAATATCGCGTTACGCCGGTATTTGGTTACTTTGATTACAACGAAAACAACTTAGTTGCAGATGGTGTCCAGATGGAGGCACTTTCAGTTGAAGATGGCGGAGCTGGCGTAAAGTTCAATGTCTTTGTCTATAATGTCCAAACGGGCGTAGATATTAATTATCTAACTGGTGAGAACAAAATTAATGCACAAGGCAAAAAGATGGGCTTCGAAATCAAACGAAAAAGCAAGAATAAGAAATAG
- a CDS encoding ABC transporter substrate-binding protein, which produces MPKFSLSKKFISLVSLTLSLLLGLSACSSFTKTNNKAAFENRIFVYNWGSYLAPELLTKFEQETKIKVVYETFNTNEDLYVKLTNSSNKYDVIVPSDYMIERLIKEDLLKPLNYDLLPNAKYINPEFTKATYDPGNQYSVPFFWGTVGILYNPDLVSDPVTGWDILFNEKYKGNIIMLDSSRDNMLIALRQHGFSANSTNLDELELAKQDLTRQFPLVYAYLVDQAKDHMINEECALAVLYSGDALDAISENPKLRYFIPDNSNIWTDAMCIPKNANNIEAAHAFINFMLKPENMALNAEKVGYAIPSDAARKLLPEEVQTDTNAYPPLSKLEKLENFRYIGKWQAVYDEYMQDVKNQ; this is translated from the coding sequence ATGCCTAAATTCTCACTATCTAAAAAATTCATCAGCTTAGTTAGCCTAACTTTAAGCCTGCTTTTAGGTTTAAGTGCCTGTTCCAGCTTCACTAAAACAAACAACAAAGCAGCGTTTGAAAACCGTATTTTCGTCTACAACTGGGGGTCTTATCTTGCACCTGAACTTTTAACAAAATTCGAACAAGAAACTAAGATCAAAGTCGTCTATGAAACCTTCAACACCAATGAGGATCTCTATGTTAAATTGACTAATTCTTCTAACAAATACGATGTAATCGTGCCTTCTGACTACATGATTGAACGACTTATTAAGGAAGATCTACTTAAGCCCCTAAACTACGACTTATTGCCTAACGCCAAATACATCAATCCTGAATTTACCAAAGCTACTTACGATCCGGGTAACCAATATTCTGTGCCTTTTTTCTGGGGAACTGTGGGTATTCTGTACAATCCCGATTTAGTTAGTGACCCTGTCACAGGTTGGGATATTTTATTCAACGAAAAATATAAGGGCAATATCATCATGCTTGATTCTTCGCGTGACAACATGTTAATTGCCCTCCGCCAGCACGGTTTCAGTGCTAACAGCACTAATTTAGACGAACTTGAGCTTGCCAAGCAAGACCTCACGCGCCAATTTCCTTTAGTCTATGCCTATTTGGTCGACCAAGCCAAAGACCATATGATCAACGAAGAATGTGCCTTAGCTGTCCTTTATTCTGGCGATGCCCTCGATGCAATTTCTGAAAATCCTAAATTACGCTATTTCATTCCTGATAATTCTAATATCTGGACAGATGCAATGTGCATTCCCAAAAATGCCAATAATATTGAAGCAGCTCATGCCTTTATCAACTTCATGCTAAAACCGGAAAACATGGCACTTAACGCTGAAAAAGTCGGCTATGCTATTCCATCAGACGCAGCTAGGAAGCTCTTACCTGAGGAAGTCCAAACTGATACTAATGCTTATCCACCTTTGAGCAAGTTAGAGAAATTAGAAAACTTCCGCTACATTGGCAAATGGCAAGCTGTCTATGATGAATATATGCAGGATGTGAAGAATCAATAG
- a CDS encoding purine-nucleoside phosphorylase, protein MNKIYERVRACYESIANKLPFRPKVALILGSGLGSLADEVEVKATIPYNTIANFPVSTVPGHKGRFVFAYIGEVPVVIMQGRVHYYEGYSMEEVVLPTRLMHEMGAETLFVTNAAGGANPNFKAGDLMLITDQIMNFVPSPLIGPNAAELGERFPDMSEIYTKKLQQLLLDVAKKLEIKLQTGVYVQTTGPNFESPAEVRMLQRLGGDAIGMSTACEAVTACHMGMQVCGISCISNLAAGLSASKLSDDDVKKTANLVGRIFKRLVTEAIKEMAHN, encoded by the coding sequence ATGAATAAAATATATGAACGGGTAAGAGCTTGTTATGAAAGTATCGCAAACAAGCTGCCTTTTAGGCCCAAAGTGGCCTTGATTCTTGGCTCAGGCCTAGGTTCACTTGCTGATGAAGTAGAGGTCAAAGCAACTATTCCCTACAATACGATTGCTAATTTCCCAGTTTCAACTGTTCCAGGCCACAAAGGCCGCTTCGTTTTTGCCTATATCGGTGAAGTACCAGTTGTTATCATGCAAGGTCGTGTGCATTACTACGAGGGCTATTCGATGGAAGAAGTAGTTCTGCCAACTCGCTTGATGCACGAGATGGGGGCCGAGACATTGTTTGTCACCAATGCAGCTGGCGGCGCTAATCCCAACTTCAAAGCTGGTGATTTAATGCTCATCACCGACCAAATTATGAATTTCGTACCATCGCCCTTAATCGGCCCCAACGCCGCTGAATTAGGCGAACGCTTCCCAGACATGTCTGAGATTTATACCAAGAAATTGCAGCAACTTCTATTAGATGTTGCTAAGAAGTTAGAGATTAAATTGCAGACAGGCGTTTACGTACAAACCACAGGTCCTAATTTTGAAAGCCCAGCGGAAGTTAGAATGCTTCAGCGTTTAGGTGGCGATGCAATTGGCATGAGTACAGCTTGCGAAGCTGTTACAGCCTGCCATATGGGCATGCAAGTTTGTGGCATATCTTGTATTTCTAATCTGGCAGCTGGTTTATCGGCAAGCAAGTTAAGCGACGATGACGTCAAAAAGACGGCTAATTTAGTGGGCCGTATTTTTAAGCGCTTAGTAACCGAAGCTATCAAAGAGATGGCGCATAACTAA